The genomic interval ATTTCCAATTCTGAATAGGTAAAGCTAAAGTTTCCTTAACGGCATATTCAGGCTGTTTTGGTATTATTCCGGCATACGCTTCAGCAGTGCCTACATGTACCTGCGGATTGACGAGTACAATAAAGTATTGGCTCAGATCTACCTGGATGTCTTCAAACTGGTCGCCTTTGCCAAAGCAATATACCGGCTCATTGCGGATAAAAAAGGCACAATCGCTGCCTAAAGGACGGGCATAGGCTTCCATTTCAGGTGTTTGTAAACCCAGATTAAAGAGACTATTGAGTACTTTAATAGTAAATGCGCCATCGGCAGAACCACCGCCCAAACCTGCACCAATCGGAATAGTTTTATGCAAATGTATATGCACAGGCGGCAGGGAATGGTCTTTCTGCATCAAGTGGTAGGCTTTTGCACACAAATTTGTAGCCGGATCACCTGGAATTGCAATACCAGTGCTGCTGAAAGCAAAACCTTGCGCCGGAATAATTTCAAGTATATCCGTCCATTGTACGGGATAGAAACAAGATTCAATATTATGAAAACCATCAGGGCGTTTTTCGGTAACATACAAGCCCAGGTTTATTTTTGCATTGGGGAACGTAACCATCGTAAAGGCGAATTACCGATTAATAATGACGATTTAAAAGCTAAATCCATTCATTTTTTCCAGTAAAACATGGAAAAGCTGTCAATACTCTATGAGTTTTCTGTAATGGAATTTCCCAATAATTCAGTTTTAATTAATAATGGCTTCAATTCCTCTAATCTTTTGCTGCTTTTGCGCCGGGCAATCTTTTCCTGACCCAGGTAATTTGTCCGCGGTGATTGCCAATATGTTCAGCTACATGAAACCACTTACAATAGTTATTGGTGGGCTGATCACTAAAGAAAGCCGGGTCAACTGTCATCAGCCACTGGTCGTCACGTTGTTTGAGTTCTGATAAGGTCTTATCCCGTACCTCTTTTAGCTGCGAATGATAATAATCCAGAGGCTTGCCTTTTATTTGCTTCTGTGCTTCTTCACCCAGGCCCATGGCTATGCCCCACTTTTTCTTGTTCTCCGGACTGAAATCTTTCAAACTATTAAAGGTTAAGTCCTGATAAATCACTTCGGTGGCCGCCAGATGCATGATTAAAGCGCCGATTGTATTTGATTTGGCATCATGCAGGTAGTCAAGTTCTTTTACACTTAGGCCTTTTATTGCACTCATCAGGCTGTTTTGCATCCAGTTCATCATCGTTACGAGCGTTCCAACCTGGGGAGAATAGCCGTCAATTGGACCGATGATATGAATACTATCTGCAGGTTTAGTGTTTCCGGTGGCTTCTAGGTCCGGGAGCAGCGTAATGCCTGAAATGAGCCCTGCAGAAGTCATGATAAAATTTCTACGGTTGGTGGGGTGGTTGCCAGTATTGTTCATAAGATAAGTGTTGAAATGATAGTTGATACTATGTAGAATGGATGACGATTTACCGCTTAGTGTGGTGTAAGAATATGATATGCAACTCATTAGCTATACAATAGCTAAAGTAAACATAGTTGAATAGAATTGATAGTAGAATAAGAAATATTTTGAACGGTATTTTAAGAAGATAGAGCCTGTGTAGCCGAGTTAATTAACCACCCCTTTGAGGAGAAATTTCCATAATTACATGCTACCTTTGCCTCATGCATATTTTGTTGATTCATCAATATTTTCTGGAGAAAGATGATCCAGGTGGCTCCCGTTTCAATGAAATGACTAAAGTATGGGCTGATAATGGGCATACGGTTACGGTAATAGCCGGGATGGTGCATTATAATACCGGAAAAAAACGGGAGAAACATAAAGGCAAATTTATTGCAAAGGAGCAATATGAGGATAATGTTACCGTATATCGTTGTCATGTGTCGGAAGCCTATAATACCAATTTTCTGGGCAGGTTATGGGCCTATTTTTCCTTTGTATTTTCAGGAATTGTTTGCGGAATTTTCCGGGCCAGGCAAACATATGATGTCATTGTAGTAACTTCTCCACCCTTATTTGTAGGAATAACAGGCTATGTACTTTCCAGATGGAAGCGGATTCCGCTGGTTTTTGAAGTGCGGGATTTATGGCCCGAATCGGCCATTGACACAGGCGTACTCACCAGCAAACCTATCATCCGTTTTGCGTATTGGTTTGAAAAATTCATTTACAGAAAATCAAAGTTAGTGAACACACTCACGCCTGCTTTCCGGCAGAATCTGATTGAAAAAAAAGGAGTACCTGAACATAAGGTAGTCATGATTCCCAATGCAGCCGATTTTTCTTTATCAGAGGAGTTATTACGCAGCTTTGATGCTTCTACTTTCCGGAAAGAAAAAGGATGGGAAGGAAAATTTGTGGTAACCTATGTAGGGGCACATGGGGTGGCGAATCACCTGATCCAGCTCATCGAAGCGGCCGAATTACTGCGGAATACACAAAGCCATATTGTGCTGATCGGGGAGGGAATGCAAAAAGCCATGCTGAAAGAGGAAGTGAGAAAACGCGGTTTACACAATGTGCAGTTTGTGGATGCCGTACCCAAACGGGAAGTGTTCAAATATATTCTGGCCTCTGACCTGGGGACTTCAGTATTGAAAAAAGTGGATACTTTTAAAACCATTTATTCCAACAAAACCTTCGATTATATGTCGTGCCAGAAGCCGATTTTAATGGTAATTGACGGCGTTTCCAGACAACTTGTGGAAGAAGCGCAGTGTGGGGTGTATGCCGAACCAGAAGATGCCGGGGATATTGCTGCTAAAATCAGCACCTATATGTCGTATAATGGAGAATTAAAAGAGCAAGGCTTGAATGGATACCAATTTGCCCGTAAATATTTCGACCGGCAATATCTGGCTAAAATGTATCTGCAAGAGCTGGAAAAGGTCATTGGCCAGTAGGTAGTGGTTAATTGTCTACAAAAAATATTAGTTTAAAATGGCTAAATGGCTAAATGGCTGAATTGTTAAATGGTTAAAATAGGCGTGGCTCACCACGTAGTTTGTAATTAGTCATTCGTAATTAATTCATGTACCGGAAGTTTTTCAAGCGGGTAATAGACATTGGTGTTTCAGTTGTTCTGTTAGTACTTACTTTACCCTTTACTTTGCTTACCATGCTCCTGCTGGCATTTGCCAACCAGGGAAAAGTCTTTTTTATCCAGCAACGTCCGGGATTGCATGGTAAACCTTTCCACATTATCAAATTCAAAACCATGAACGACCGGAAAGATGCACTGGGAAACCTGTTGCCAGATGCCATCCGGCTTACACCCATTGGCCGGTTTGTGAGAAAAACCTCTATTGATGAATTGCCGCAGATGCTCAATGTACTAAAAGGCGATATCAGTCTGATCGGACCCAGGCCTTTGTTAATGGAGTATTTGCCTTTGTATAATGCCAGGCAAGCCCGCCGGCATAACGTAAAACCTGGCATTACCGGCTGGGCACAAGTGAATGGCCGTAATACCATTTCCTGGGAACAAAAATTTGAATATGATGTGTATTATGTAGATAATCTATCATTTGCTTTAGACCTGAAGATATTTTTTCTCACCATCTACAAAATTCTCCGCACCGAAGGCGTTTCTGCCGGTAATCATGCCACTACCGAAAAATTCAGGGGAAGCTACTTATCAGAATCTTAAATATAATTTATTTCTCTGCTTATAATGCGATATTGCATTAACTTCCTCTTTCATTTCGCAAGCAAATTTGAGATGAGGCTGGAAAAGAGTATTCTCCGGTAATTATTCTTTTCCAACTACGCATTGGTCTGCTATTTCATATTTGATTTGCTTGTTCCTCATTCTTGTCAACCACCTATACTTACTTTTTTCATACTGAAAAGAATTTACAGCACAGTAACATTCTTATACTCCCTTTTATGAAAAAAACACTTTTACTCTTTTCATTTACCTTAAGCTCTTTGTCGGCTGTGTTTGCCCAGACCGCTCAGGATTCATTAGCCTTAATGGCACAAGCGTATCAGACCTATACTGATTCTATTAATGCCAGTATGAAATATGAAAAAGGCACCATCAAACTCAGTAATGGCATTGCTACTATCAAAGTGCCGGCAGGGTACAAATACCTGGATGCCAAACAAAGCAATTATGTGCTCACCGAGCTTTGGGGTAACCCCGACAGAGGTTCTTCGCTGGGTATGCTATTTCCCGAACATGCCGGGCCTATGAGCGACTCTTCCTGGTGTTTCAACATCGAATATGATGAGATCGGCTATGTGGAAGACGATGATGCAGAAGATATCGATTATGAAGAACTGCTTACGACCATGAAACAGGAGGTAACCGATGCGAATACAGACAGAGTAGCCCAGGGATATGAAAAAGTGGAACTGGTCGGATGGGCTTCCAATCCTTTCTATGATGCAGATAAGAAAATCTTACACTGGGCCAAAGAGATAAAATTTGGGGATAGCGAAGAAAATACACTCAACTATAATGTTCGGGTGCTGGGACGAAAAGGCGTATTGATATTAAATGCCATTGCTTCTATGAATGACCTCAAAGCCGTAAAGGGAAATGTACATGCGGTTACCGATATTGTAGCTTTCACGGATGGAAATAAATACGAAAATTTCAATCCGGATGTAGATCAGGTAGCGGCGTATTCAATTGGCGGTTTGGTGGCCGGAAAAGTATTGGCCAAAGTAGGTTTTTTTGCCGGTCTGCTGAAATTCTGGAAAGTGATTGCCATTGCTATTGCCGGCGCGGGTACTTCGCTGTGGAAATGGTTTACAGGCAGAAGGGAAAACGATGAACGCAGAACACTTAATCAACCTGAAAGAAGATCATTGGAAGGATAATATCCACTGAAATAAATTATTGTTCATTCATGCAAAAAGCCCGTTTATCGGGCTTTTGTTTTGTATGCATCAAGGTGTTATTATTTCTGAGATTGCTTCAGCATCTATTTCAATCAGAAAATCCAGATCTGCGAGTGCTGCTACACCAATAAGGGATAAAGCCGGCAAGCGGTTCTCAGGAAAAAACATTCGTAATTCCTCCCTGATAATAGCTGCCTGTGCATATTGATAATGTACCACATAAACCACCAGCTTTACCACATCACTTACCTGAGCGCCAGCAGATGCTAAAGCTATTTTCAGATTTATAAGTGCCTGATGGGTCTGGGCTTGCAGATTATCTTTTCCGGCAATAATTTTATCTGCATCTACCCCTACCTGTCCGGAAATATGAATGAGCCTAAGTCCATTTTTCTCTGTAACTACTATCTGGGTAAACATATTACTCCAGTCAGGTAAAGCTGGAGGATTTATGTAGTGCTTTTTCATATTTTTTATGTTTGCTCCCTAGTAGTCTATAAACATTAAATAGTCGGGTATAGTTTTTTGAGTTTAACCCTGGCATCTTGATTGGTGAACTGCCAATTAGCTTTTACTGCTTTGTTATTTCTGCTCTCCTGCCAGGCGCTTAGCTGTTTTATTAACTCATCCTCTGTGGCAATGTGCCTGTCAAGGCAATCTCTTTGTAACACTGATAGCTCTATTTCTGCCATATTGAGCCAACTGCCATGAGCCGGGGTAAAGATAAACTCTATCCTGTCTAAATACGCTTTAGCTTTCTCAGGTTGATAAAGTTCATAAAAAGCACTTGGTTTGTGAGCCGACAAGTTATCCTCTACTAAAGTGATTTTCTCGCATGCTTTGTAAGTAGTATCCAACAACCGGCTTAGAATCTTTACCCAGGTGAAACGGTTGTGGTTTTGCTCCACAAAACAATATCGTTTACCGGCTAATGGCTCAAAGACCATATAGATATCACGCACTCCATGTCTTGTATAGATACTGTCCTGATACTGTTTTCCATCTTTGCCTATGAAGTGTTTGCTTTCAATAAGTTGTTTGGGTGATTCATCCAAAGTGACCAGCAGCTGCTTTTCATCATATGGCCTTTCATAGACTGAAATCACTTTTTCCATTTGATAAACAAACCCTGCATTTTGTTTAGGGGGGATCACCCACATGGGCCTCAGCCAAGGCTTAAGCTCATTTTTTTTAACAGGCTTGCCACACTCGTATGGGAAATGGAGTCAATCACCTTGAGTTCTACTAATCTGTCTGCCAGCAGTTGCAGTTTCCATTTTGCCTGTCCTTGAGGCGGCTCACTACAGACTAATGCCAGCAGATGCGCTTCTACCTTCCCATCTATCTTTTTGTCGCTTCTTAATTTTCTTGTTTTCTTATCAAACATGCCCATGCCCTGCTCACAAAAACACTTACGGATACGCTCCACACTTCTGGTAGATAATTTATAAGTTTCTGCCAACTCAGTCTCACTTTGCCTGCCTGTTGTTTCATCGCTGGCTAACAGCACATAGGCTTTTTGAATATCTTTGGCCTTTCGGCTGCCTTTATTTATCCAACTACTTAAGATCCTTCTTTCTTCAGCACTGAGGGTAATTCGATAAATGACCATGGCTTTTTTGATCAAATTACCTAATTTACCTGACATCTTATATTTTATGAACTACTAGTGAATAAATAGGATTTGGTTGTTAATCGGTATATGTCTATTTTACCGCATAAATATTGACTAGGCTTTTCCTGGAAAAAATTAACAATAACTTAATTTTTGATAACTGAGTAAAGAAAAAAGTAAGTTGTAACATTAGTAGCTTAGATTTTATTTATGAAAACCATACTTTTTCCTACGGATTTTTCCAAGAATGCAGCAAATGCCCTCAATTATGCAGTGGAAATAGCCGGCTTATTATCAGCCCGTATTGTGGTGTTGTATACCATACGGAGCTTAGCCGACCGGGATACATTTATAACCAAAGATACATTTAGTACACCGGAAGGTGCCGAAAAGGCATTAATTAAGCTTCAAACAGACATTTCAGCCAAAGTGACCTGCGAATATATAATAAAAAAAGGAGCCATTACTGATGAAATAGTAGCCACTACCAAACAGCAGCAGATTGACCTGGTGATTATGGGAACCAAAGGAGCAGGAGATGTGCCTGATTCTCTGGCAATGCTTAATAGTACTACGGCCAATCTGGTAAGTGAAAGTGTTTGTCCGGTACTGGCTGTACCGGCCGGTTACCGCTATCAGCCCATCCGGAGAGTAGTGCTGGTGGTGGATATGGATGAGGTAGAAGAAACAGTGTTGCGGCCTTTTATTGAGCTGGTAACCGTGTTGAAAGCCGAAGTAATTCTATTAACTATCGTTTCTGAAAAGGAGAAAGTGCCGGCTCAATCCAGTAAATTAACCCAGTTACTTGAGTCATTTCCATTTACTACCCACACCTTGACTGACCCGGATGTGGTAGAAGGGATACAAGCCTTTATCCGCACCCATCAGGCAGATTTACTTACTGTAGTTGACCGGAAAAAGAATTTCCTGCAATCGCTTTTTGCAGATAATATCAGCCAGAAACTTGCTTTGCATACTAAAATTCCATTGCTGACCCTGGGCGAGTGATAGAATTACAGAATTACTGAATGACAGAAAAAATAAAAAATAAATTCAGTAATTCAGTAATTCAGTAATTCAGTAATTCAGTAATTCAGTAATTCAGTAATTCAGTAATTCAGTAATTCAGTAATTCAGTAATTCAGTAATTCAGTAATTCAGTAATTCAATACGCCATCAATCTGACAAACCTTTTCTATCGTAAGTGTGTTACCACTATAAACAAACATACATGCGTACACTTCTGTCTTTACTGCTGTTGCTAGTTAGCGGAGCTTTTCTGTTTGCTTCATGCCGGCAGTCACCTAAACAAGAACGGATACAACTCAACAAACAAATGGTTACAGACACAACAAAAACCCTGGAGGCTGCTACTTTTGGAGCCGGCTGCTTCTGGTGTGTAGAAGCCGTTTTCCAGCAACTGGATGGCGTAAAAACGGTTACTTCCGGCTATACCGGCGGACAAGTAGAAAATCCGACTTACAAACAAGTATGCAATGGAAATACCGGACATGCCGAAGTAATTCAGATCACTTACAATCCGCAGGAAATAACCTTTACCGAACTTCTGGAAGCTTTCTGGTCCAGCCATGATCCAACAACCCTCAACAGGCAGGGAGCCGATGTAGGTACTCAATACCGTTCAGCTGTTTTCTACCATAATATGGAGCAAAAGGAACTGGCCGAAAAGTATAAAAAAGAATTGAATGCATCTGGCGCTTTTAGCAGGCCGGTGGTTACCGAAGTTAGTCCCATGACTAAGTTTTACAAGGCTGAAGATTATCACCAGAACTATTTCAATGAGAATGGGGATGCCCCTTATTGCCGCATGGTAATTGCACCTAAGCTGGAAAAATTCAAAAAAGTGTTTAAAGACAAACTGAAAAAGACAGCGGCTAAAAGCTAAGTTTTTATTCTACGGTTAATATTCTAAAGAAAAAGCGGCGGGTTTTTAATCCGCCGCTTTTTCTTTAGAATATATCCCTGCATTGAACTTGTAGCCTATTGGCCGATCTTCAAAAACACTTTAAAAATGGTGCCTTTGTCCGGCTGACTTTCTACTTCAATACTCCCGCC from Rhodocytophaga rosea carries:
- a CDS encoding universal stress protein; translated protein: MKTILFPTDFSKNAANALNYAVEIAGLLSARIVVLYTIRSLADRDTFITKDTFSTPEGAEKALIKLQTDISAKVTCEYIIKKGAITDEIVATTKQQQIDLVIMGTKGAGDVPDSLAMLNSTTANLVSESVCPVLAVPAGYRYQPIRRVVLVVDMDEVEETVLRPFIELVTVLKAEVILLTIVSEKEKVPAQSSKLTQLLESFPFTTHTLTDPDVVEGIQAFIRTHQADLLTVVDRKKNFLQSLFADNISQKLALHTKIPLLTLGE
- a CDS encoding glycosyltransferase family 4 protein is translated as MHILLIHQYFLEKDDPGGSRFNEMTKVWADNGHTVTVIAGMVHYNTGKKREKHKGKFIAKEQYEDNVTVYRCHVSEAYNTNFLGRLWAYFSFVFSGIVCGIFRARQTYDVIVVTSPPLFVGITGYVLSRWKRIPLVFEVRDLWPESAIDTGVLTSKPIIRFAYWFEKFIYRKSKLVNTLTPAFRQNLIEKKGVPEHKVVMIPNAADFSLSEELLRSFDASTFRKEKGWEGKFVVTYVGAHGVANHLIQLIEAAELLRNTQSHIVLIGEGMQKAMLKEEVRKRGLHNVQFVDAVPKREVFKYILASDLGTSVLKKVDTFKTIYSNKTFDYMSCQKPILMVIDGVSRQLVEEAQCGVYAEPEDAGDIAAKISTYMSYNGELKEQGLNGYQFARKYFDRQYLAKMYLQELEKVIGQ
- a CDS encoding IS630 family transposase, whose amino-acid sequence is MWVIPPKQNAGFVYQMEKVISVYERPYDEKQLLVTLDESPKQLIESKHFIGKDGKQYQDSIYTRHGVRDIYMVFEPLAGKRYCFVEQNHNRFTWVKILSRLLDTTYKACEKITLVEDNLSAHKPSAFYELYQPEKAKAYLDRIEFIFTPAHGSWLNMAEIELSVLQRDCLDRHIATEDELIKQLSAWQESRNNKAVKANWQFTNQDARVKLKKLYPTI
- the ispE gene encoding 4-(cytidine 5'-diphospho)-2-C-methyl-D-erythritol kinase, whose amino-acid sequence is MVTFPNAKINLGLYVTEKRPDGFHNIESCFYPVQWTDILEIIPAQGFAFSSTGIAIPGDPATNLCAKAYHLMQKDHSLPPVHIHLHKTIPIGAGLGGGSADGAFTIKVLNSLFNLGLQTPEMEAYARPLGSDCAFFIRNEPVYCFGKGDQFEDIQVDLSQYFIVLVNPQVHVGTAEAYAGIIPKQPEYAVKETLALPIQNWKYRLSNDFETTVCAKYPVIRDIKNTLYAQGALYASMSGSGSTVYGIFEKEKDVTGIFPPNFMIWQGKLG
- the msrA gene encoding peptide-methionine (S)-S-oxide reductase MsrA, coding for MRTLLSLLLLLVSGAFLFASCRQSPKQERIQLNKQMVTDTTKTLEAATFGAGCFWCVEAVFQQLDGVKTVTSGYTGGQVENPTYKQVCNGNTGHAEVIQITYNPQEITFTELLEAFWSSHDPTTLNRQGADVGTQYRSAVFYHNMEQKELAEKYKKELNASGAFSRPVVTEVSPMTKFYKAEDYHQNYFNENGDAPYCRMVIAPKLEKFKKVFKDKLKKTAAKS
- a CDS encoding sugar transferase yields the protein MYRKFFKRVIDIGVSVVLLVLTLPFTLLTMLLLAFANQGKVFFIQQRPGLHGKPFHIIKFKTMNDRKDALGNLLPDAIRLTPIGRFVRKTSIDELPQMLNVLKGDISLIGPRPLLMEYLPLYNARQARRHNVKPGITGWAQVNGRNTISWEQKFEYDVYYVDNLSFALDLKIFFLTIYKILRTEGVSAGNHATTEKFRGSYLSES
- a CDS encoding RidA family protein codes for the protein MKKHYINPPALPDWSNMFTQIVVTEKNGLRLIHISGQVGVDADKIIAGKDNLQAQTHQALINLKIALASAGAQVSDVVKLVVYVVHYQYAQAAIIREELRMFFPENRLPALSLIGVAALADLDFLIEIDAEAISEIITP
- a CDS encoding helix-turn-helix domain-containing protein; protein product: MSGKLGNLIKKAMVIYRITLSAEERRILSSWINKGSRKAKDIQKAYVLLASDETTGRQSETELAETYKLSTRSVERIRKCFCEQGMGMFDKKTRKLRSDKKIDGKVEAHLLALVCSEPPQGQAKWKLQLLADRLVELKVIDSISHTSVASLLKKMSLSLG
- a CDS encoding DinB family protein; translated protein: MNNTGNHPTNRRNFIMTSAGLISGITLLPDLEATGNTKPADSIHIIGPIDGYSPQVGTLVTMMNWMQNSLMSAIKGLSVKELDYLHDAKSNTIGALIMHLAATEVIYQDLTFNSLKDFSPENKKKWGIAMGLGEEAQKQIKGKPLDYYHSQLKEVRDKTLSELKQRDDQWLMTVDPAFFSDQPTNNYCKWFHVAEHIGNHRGQITWVRKRLPGAKAAKD
- a CDS encoding DUF2167 domain-containing protein, which translates into the protein MKKTLLLFSFTLSSLSAVFAQTAQDSLALMAQAYQTYTDSINASMKYEKGTIKLSNGIATIKVPAGYKYLDAKQSNYVLTELWGNPDRGSSLGMLFPEHAGPMSDSSWCFNIEYDEIGYVEDDDAEDIDYEELLTTMKQEVTDANTDRVAQGYEKVELVGWASNPFYDADKKILHWAKEIKFGDSEENTLNYNVRVLGRKGVLILNAIASMNDLKAVKGNVHAVTDIVAFTDGNKYENFNPDVDQVAAYSIGGLVAGKVLAKVGFFAGLLKFWKVIAIAIAGAGTSLWKWFTGRRENDERRTLNQPERRSLEG